CAATAAGAATATCTATTGGAGGTAACTGCTCTTTTACGGTCCTCAAGAACTTCCGGTCGGATTGCGAGCCTATAAATATTTTGATATTTTCTTCTTCTAATTCTTTACATTTTGGATTAATGTCAATGCCATATATTTTTGCATTGGGGCCAAAATAATTCTTCCACATCTGAAGGCTTCCTCCCTGAGAAACTCCAATTTCAAGAATTACTACTTCTTTGTCCTTAAATCTGTTAAAATGCTTCTCGTAAATGTCAAAGTAATGATTCCATTTATGAATTAACCGCTGATCGTTTTTCCTGAAATATTCTTCAATAGCATTCATTATAACCTATAAGCTTTTTTTTTTAGTAAATTAACTGTTAAAAAATAAATTATCAAAATAAGTAGATAACGCACACGGTGTAGCAGCATGGACAAGTATTATTTGGAATAATCAAACCATAAATCAGTTACATTAGTTAGATTTGGACCGTAAAGCAGACAAGATGTTGCTTCTATAAAAAGTGTAATTATTCAAAAATAACACATGCAGAATTTCGCCCCTATCGCGTTATTTGTTTACAACCGGCCCGATCATGCCAGACGGACGTTGGCCTCTCTTCAGAAAAACCTTCTTGCCGACGAGTCGCGACTATTTATATTTTCTGATGGAGCCAGACAGGGACAGGAAGAAAATGTAAGAGCAGTGCGTGAGCTTATTAGAAATGCAGAAGGCTTTAAATCTGTCGAAGTTATCGAACGGGAGCATAATTACGGTCTCGCTAATTCCGTTATTGATGGGGTTAGTCGTCTTACCCGTGAATATGGAAAGGTGATTGTCATTGAGGATGACGTCATCTCGTCACCATATATGCTGGAGTTTTTTAACGATGGATTGCAGCGGTACGAACGACAGGAAAAGGTCATGCATATTACGGCATTCATGTATCCAATCAAGACGAATGATCTTCCCGAGAGTTTTTTCCTTCGGATAGCCAGCAGTCAGGCCTGGGCTACGTGGGACAGGGCATGGAAGTATTTTGAGCCTGATATCGATAAGTTGATGAGCAGTTTTACTCCTCAAACAAAATTTCAGTTTGAAGTTGAAGGAGCTATGAATTTCTGGAAGCATTTAAGAGAGTTTAAAGCAGGGAAAAACAATTCATGGGCAATCAGATGGTATGCCTCCGTATTTTTACAGAACGGGTTATCACTGAACCCAGCGGTATCAATGATTGATAATATTGGTCATGACGGATCGGGAGTGCATTCAGGTGTTAGTACGATTTACAAGGGCAATATTAACAAAACCCGTGTTACCCAGTTTCCAGTTGAGTTGAAGGAGGATAAGAATGCTTTAATTGCAGTTAAAGACTTTTTGAAACATCGGAAAGGTTCATTAATGCGCCGGGGAGTTCGTTATATAAATAACATACTAGTGAGACTGCAAAAGGGAACTTTATTTCAAAAAACCTAAGAATCAATAAAAACAGCGTAAGGGGTGAGGATTGTTCATATTAATACATACGACGGAAATGGTGGAGCAGGCCGCGCCTGTCTTAGACTGAATCGGGCACTGAAAAAGGAGGGCGTTGATTCTACTGTTTGGGTTGGCTATAAGTTCAGCGCTAATCCTGATGTTCATTCTTTTTCTTCCAATGGCTTTTCAAAAGCCATAGCCGCTTTTAAGATTGTACTTGAACGGTTGGTCTCCTCCTTCGTATCTAAGCCGCTTAGGATCCCGTTCTCTGTTCCTTTATGGGGACAAAATATAACGGAGACGATTGCTCTTAAAAATGCCGATATTATACATATTCATTGGATCAATCATGCTTTTCTTAGCCCCAGATATCTCCGAAAACTGAGTAAACTGAATAAACCAATTGTCTGGACTTTTCATGATAGCAATGCGTTTACAGGAGGGTGCCATGTAAGATACGATTGTGATCACTTCGAGAATGAATGTGGGAATTGTCCGATTTTAAAGAATTCGCATCCTCGAGACCTGTCGCATAAAATATGGAAATCAAAAAGCAGGGCATACGAGTATTTAAACTTCGAAATAATTGCTCCCAGTAGTTGGATGGCTGGTTCTGTGAAAAGGAGTAAGCTTATGCGCGGCCGGTCAGTAAATATCATCCCAAATACCCTTGAAACAGACATTTTTAAACCTTATGATAAGGCTAAGGCAAGGAAGATGCTGGGTATTCCGGAAAGCAAGTTTATTATGCTAAGCGGCTTTATGCCATCCCGCAAAGATCTTCATAAGGGAACATCCTATCTGCTCGAAGCGTTGCAATTATTAAAAAGCGAGCAATTGATTGATGTTGAGTTAATTGTATTTGGAAATAGGGACGAAAGGAATATAGCTGAGTTTCCTGTGAAGACTACGTTCCTGG
The window above is part of the Arcticibacter tournemirensis genome. Proteins encoded here:
- a CDS encoding glycosyltransferase family 4 protein, whose product is MRIVHINTYDGNGGAGRACLRLNRALKKEGVDSTVWVGYKFSANPDVHSFSSNGFSKAIAAFKIVLERLVSSFVSKPLRIPFSVPLWGQNITETIALKNADIIHIHWINHAFLSPRYLRKLSKLNKPIVWTFHDSNAFTGGCHVRYDCDHFENECGNCPILKNSHPRDLSHKIWKSKSRAYEYLNFEIIAPSSWMAGSVKRSKLMRGRSVNIIPNTLETDIFKPYDKAKARKMLGIPESKFIMLSGFMPSRKDLHKGTSYLLEALQLLKSEQLIDVELIVFGNRDERNIAEFPVKTTFLGTISNDEKLAMCYSAADVFITPSLEDNLPYTVMECLSCATPVVAFTTGGIPDMVDHKVNGYLAKYKSADDLARGIVWVYNHTDREALNQSGRAAVKQKFDENTIARHHIELYRKVLKESSEVK
- a CDS encoding glycosyltransferase family 2 protein, whose protein sequence is MQNFAPIALFVYNRPDHARRTLASLQKNLLADESRLFIFSDGARQGQEENVRAVRELIRNAEGFKSVEVIEREHNYGLANSVIDGVSRLTREYGKVIVIEDDVISSPYMLEFFNDGLQRYERQEKVMHITAFMYPIKTNDLPESFFLRIASSQAWATWDRAWKYFEPDIDKLMSSFTPQTKFQFEVEGAMNFWKHLREFKAGKNNSWAIRWYASVFLQNGLSLNPAVSMIDNIGHDGSGVHSGVSTIYKGNINKTRVTQFPVELKEDKNALIAVKDFLKHRKGSLMRRGVRYINNILVRLQKGTLFQKT